In Oryzias melastigma strain HK-1 linkage group LG16, ASM292280v2, whole genome shotgun sequence, a single genomic region encodes these proteins:
- the LOC112140528 gene encoding trypsin-3, which yields MKFFILLALCAAAYAAPLEDDKIVGGYECRKNSVSYQVSLNVGYHFCGGSLISSTWVVSAAHCYQNRIQVRLGEHNIAVSEGTEQFIDSSKIIRHPNYNSWNLDNDIMLIKLSSPASLNSYVSTVSLPSSCAPAGTSCLISGWGNTSGSGSNYPDRLMCLDAPILSDTSCRNSYPGEITSNMFCAGFLEGGKDSCQGDSGGPVVCNNQLQGIVSWGYGCALKDRPGVYTKVCNYNTWIRDTMSAN from the exons ATGAAGTTCTTCATTCTCCTGGCCCTTTGTGCTGCAGCAT ATGCTGCTCCTCTTGAGGATGACAAGATCGTTGGGGGTTACGAGTGCAGGAAGAACTCTGTGTCCTACCAGGTGTCTCTGAATGTGGGCTACCACTTCTGTGGAGGCTCCCTGATCTCCAGCACCTGGGTGGTGTCCGCTGCCCACTGCTACCAAAA TCGTATCCAGGTGCGTCTCGGTGAGCACAACATTGCTGTGAGTGAGGGAACCGAGCAGTTCATCGACTCCTCCAAGATCATCCGTCACCCCAACTACAACAGCTGGAACCTGGACAACGACATCATGCTGATCAAGCTGAGCTCGCCCGCCAGCCTGAACAGCTATGTGAGCACCGTGTCTCTGCCCTCCAGCTGTGCTCCTGCCGGCACCTCCTGCCTGATCTCTGGATGGGGAAACACCAGCGGCAGTGGAA GCAACTACCCTGACCGCCTGATGTGCCTGGATGCCCCCATCCTGAGTGACACCAGCTGCAGAAACTCCTACCCCGGTGAGATCACCTCCAACATGTTCTGTGCCGGATTCCTGGAGGGAGGAAAGGATTCCTGCCAG GGTGATTCCGGTGGCCCCGTGGTGTGCAACAACCAGCTGCAAGGTATCGTGTCCTGGGGTTACGGCTGTGCCCTGAAGGACAGACCCGGAGTCTACACCAAGGTCTGCAACTACAACACCTGGATCCGCGACACCATGTCTGCCAACTAA